The bacterium genome includes the window TTGCAAAAATATCTGATTCAAGGTTTATTTTGTCGCCTGTATTTAAATTTGGCAAATTTGTTTCTTTTAATGTCATCGGGATAACGGAAACTGTAAAAATATTTCCTTCAATAGAAGCAACAGTAAGGCTTACTCCGTTAATACAGATAGAGCCTTTGTAAATGATGTATTTTGAAACATTATTTGGGGCTTCAAAATAATAAACATCAGCCATACCCTGATTGGTTTTTCTTTTGAAAATCCCTACTCCGTCGACATGACCGCTTACAATATGCCCTCCGAATCTTCCGTTCGCAGGCATTGCCCGTTCTAAATTAACTTTTCTTCCTGTTTGAAAGTCTTTAAAAGTTGTTAAATCAAGAGTTTCTTTTGCAGCTTCGACATCAAAACCGTTAGTTCTCAATTTGACGACCGTCTGGCAGGCTCCGTCAATGGCAACACTGTCTCCGAGTTTTAAGTCGTCAAGAATTTTGGAGCATGTAACAGAAATTACCGCTCCCTGCGACTGTTTCACCACCGAAGATATTATTCCGATTTCTTCTATTAAGCCTGTAAACATATAATTTTTGTAGCATAAAGACAAAAATTATTAAACAGTTAGACTTCAAAAACCATTTTTTGAATATCTGCACCGTCAACGTTTCTTAAATCTTGTTCAAGCTTGTTAATATCAGCCTCATCTCCGATAACATCAAGAAGAATTACGCCATCAGGAGAGCAAATATTATCACTTGCGGTATGAAGACCTATTCTTGTTTTGATATTACAGCCGTGACGGGACAGAATTTCCTGAAAAGCTGTTGCTGTTATAGTTCTTTTTCTTAATAAAATCCCCAAAACTGTTGTTTTTGCCATGAAATAATCTCCTTTGCGAACAAGTTTTTTACACAAATAATTAAAGCATATTTTTTAAAAATTTAATAATAATCAAGCGGGTAAAATTTATATAAAAATATGTTTTTATTAATTAACCTGTCATTGTAAGTAAGCCCAAAGTGCTGACGTGGCAGCCCATTTTAATTTTT containing:
- a CDS encoding riboflavin synthase — protein: MFTGLIEEIGIISSVVKQSQGAVISVTCSKILDDLKLGDSVAIDGACQTVVKLRTNGFDVEAAKETLDLTTFKDFQTGRKVNLERAMPANGRFGGHIVSGHVDGVGIFKRKTNQGMADVYYFEAPNNVSKYIIYKGSICINGVSLTVASIEGNIFTVSVIPMTLKETNLPNLNTGDKINLESDIFAKYVEKFVFAKDNKTENITMNYLQEYGFLE